A region from the Mesomycoplasma hyopneumoniae J genome encodes:
- a CDS encoding IS1634-like element ISMhp1 family transposase yields MKKHNLILFNVWGSSKDKIYKYVGWTQGYGKAPKRWFSIGNVQTLEKINPNAIQIIKEKLKLFSNLDDKDKIKTTLLDSIKNSAIIEGSVFIGGELIEKLIEKHNIFESLPKSRHKNMKQIFNYLISKRITDPGSIINAFDKKDDYSNQINTSKNSFYRLLDLVYESQNQLLDSLNKMVISELGKRDNEFYFDASTVYFETFEGNGLRIPGYSKDAKFKEDQIVIALACDKNGIPFHIKVFKGNTADSSTLIPFVLDIESKYNIKNMTIIADRGMSTAANIRFLESKEYNFIISYRAKIGSQKFKNYLLDPSDYVDVNADFKYKKEEFYSSYKNKRYTENIRRRIITYSKKRAIKDSKAREEQIQSFIKKQNKDGFIEVNKLFGKKPKYFREISNMKFELDQSKIDKDKQFDGYYVYETNILNLNVLDIVEKYQKQWNIEANFRSLKGLLNIRPVFLRIDEHILAHTFLCFISLVILKTIIFKINKHISDNKLFANSQLTEVGLVTMLQKLRQRVEFNTLDQQMIFKNRDGVPSDPNIWNRYDFYFDILINQ; encoded by the coding sequence ATGAAAAAGCATAATTTGATTTTGTTTAATGTTTGAGGATCTTCAAAAGATAAAATATATAAATATGTTGGCTGAACACAAGGTTATGGGAAAGCTCCAAAACGTTGATTTAGTATAGGAAATGTGCAAACTTTGGAAAAAATTAATCCAAATGCTATTCAAATTATCAAAGAAAAATTGAAATTGTTTTCAAATTTAGATGACAAAGATAAAATCAAGACTACTTTACTTGATTCTATTAAAAATTCCGCCATAATCGAAGGTTCGGTTTTTATTGGTGGGGAATTAATTGAAAAACTTATTGAAAAGCACAATATTTTTGAATCACTTCCTAAAAGTAGACATAAAAATATGAAACAAATTTTTAACTACTTAATTTCAAAGCGAATTACTGATCCTGGTAGCATTATTAATGCTTTTGATAAAAAGGATGATTACTCAAATCAAATAAATACTTCCAAAAATAGCTTTTATAGACTCTTAGATCTTGTCTATGAATCACAAAATCAACTTTTAGATAGTCTTAACAAAATGGTTATAAGCGAGCTTGGAAAAAGGGACAATGAATTTTATTTTGATGCATCAACAGTCTATTTTGAGACATTTGAAGGAAATGGATTAAGAATTCCTGGCTATTCTAAAGATGCTAAATTCAAAGAAGATCAAATTGTCATTGCTTTAGCATGCGATAAAAATGGCATTCCTTTTCATATTAAAGTTTTTAAAGGAAATACAGCCGATTCTAGTACGCTAATCCCTTTTGTATTAGATATTGAATCCAAATATAATATCAAAAATATGACAATAATTGCTGACCGTGGCATGTCCACTGCTGCAAATATTCGATTTCTTGAATCAAAAGAATATAATTTCATTATTTCTTATCGTGCAAAGATAGGCAGTCAAAAATTTAAAAATTATTTATTAGATCCTAGCGATTATGTTGATGTAAATGCAGATTTTAAGTATAAAAAAGAAGAATTTTATTCATCTTATAAAAATAAAAGATACACTGAAAATATTAGAAGAAGAATTATTACTTACAGTAAAAAAAGAGCAATAAAAGACAGCAAGGCTCGCGAAGAGCAAATCCAAAGTTTTATTAAAAAACAAAATAAAGATGGTTTTATTGAAGTAAACAAATTGTTTGGTAAAAAACCTAAATATTTTAGGGAAATTTCAAACATGAAATTTGAATTAGATCAAAGTAAAATTGACAAGGACAAACAATTTGATGGTTACTATGTCTATGAAACAAATATACTAAATTTAAATGTCTTAGACATAGTTGAAAAATACCAAAAACAGTGAAATATTGAAGCTAATTTTAGAAGTCTAAAAGGTTTATTGAATATTCGTCCTGTATTTTTAAGAATAGATGAGCATATCCTAGCTCATACATTTTTGTGCTTTATCTCATTAGTTATTTTAAAAACTATAATTTTTAAAATCAACAAACATATTAGTGATAACAAGTTATTTGCAAACAGTCAATTAACTGAAGTTGGTTTAGTAACGATGTTGCAAAAATTAAGACAAAGGGTTGAATTTAACACTTTAGATCAACAAATGATATTTAAAAATCGCGATGGTGTTCCTAGTGATCCCAATATTTGAAATAGGTATGATTTCTACTTTGATATCTTAATAAATCAGTAA
- the pepF gene encoding oligoendopeptidase F, which translates to MQYKKYSEIPEKYRFDLDVLLEGKTIEENFSSIQEISNDLISKKDQQFENVENFLEYKELEANFGIKYNKILNYISNNISVNVIDPVFSQINERFSFLMSEFESKLGSIDVIFYKNEDKIRSWINDLRVKPYQKELNYRLDNKKHKLADEVESYLTKSSFGEISVYKIFSILSNSETKFQDVLNEENKKLPLNSTNYYNYLKTGSPLVRKNAYINYHKAYLEHKNTFANLLYQHIKSSSVDARMRNYQSLLEASLSSDRFPVTSLEKLFQFVANSAPIFEKFKKAKEKFYQAKFGTKMNSWDRLVPLVETKNNYSVEDAQKIVLGAIKPLGQEYKDVVEKAFSQRWIDYHYVDSKRSGAYSIGGSYGLEKKYILMNYDFTINAVHTLAHELGHSLHSYYSDKNQNYHNSSYPIFLAEIASIFNELMLDDYLLEKQGDENFKFEILSQQISNFIATVQRQVIWADYEAVLYNKIDKGEPISSYEAFVGIYKQILQKYNPNDPLDDEKPLVYSVIVPHYYYGYYVYKYAIGYLVANAFFQKYKKEGKKALDNYIENFLSKGGSDWPSKILEKAGIDLGDSLIYTEAFSLLETQIDEYIRLGKKIFKINF; encoded by the coding sequence ATGCAATATAAAAAATATTCTGAAATTCCTGAGAAATACCGTTTTGATTTAGATGTGCTACTTGAAGGTAAGACTATTGAGGAAAATTTTTCTAGTATTCAAGAAATTTCTAATGATTTAATATCAAAAAAAGATCAACAATTTGAAAATGTTGAAAATTTTCTTGAATATAAGGAACTAGAAGCTAATTTTGGGATAAAATACAATAAAATTCTTAATTATATTTCAAACAATATCAGCGTCAATGTAATTGATCCTGTTTTTAGTCAAATTAATGAACGTTTTAGTTTCTTGATGTCTGAATTTGAGTCAAAATTAGGCTCAATTGATGTTATTTTTTATAAAAATGAGGATAAAATTCGTTCTTGAATCAACGATTTAAGAGTAAAACCTTATCAAAAAGAGCTAAATTATCGACTTGATAATAAAAAACATAAACTTGCTGATGAGGTTGAAAGTTATCTTACAAAATCATCTTTTGGTGAAATTTCGGTTTATAAAATTTTCTCAATTCTTTCAAATTCAGAAACAAAATTTCAGGATGTTCTAAACGAAGAAAATAAGAAATTACCTCTTAATTCAACAAACTATTATAATTATTTAAAAACAGGGTCTCCTTTAGTGCGAAAAAATGCATATATAAACTATCATAAAGCTTATCTTGAACATAAAAACACCTTTGCAAATTTGTTGTATCAGCATATTAAGTCAAGTTCTGTGGATGCAAGAATGCGAAATTATCAATCACTGCTAGAGGCAAGTCTTAGTTCTGATCGTTTTCCAGTTACAAGTTTAGAAAAATTATTTCAATTTGTCGCTAATTCAGCGCCTATTTTTGAAAAATTCAAAAAAGCAAAAGAAAAATTTTATCAAGCAAAATTTGGGACTAAGATGAATAGTTGAGACCGTTTAGTTCCATTAGTTGAGACAAAAAATAATTATTCTGTTGAAGATGCACAAAAAATAGTGCTTGGGGCAATCAAACCATTAGGTCAAGAATATAAAGATGTTGTAGAAAAAGCATTTAGCCAAAGATGAATTGACTATCATTATGTTGATTCAAAAAGATCTGGTGCTTATTCAATTGGGGGTTCATATGGGCTTGAAAAAAAATATATTTTAATGAATTATGACTTTACTATAAACGCAGTTCATACTTTAGCACATGAATTAGGTCATTCGCTCCATTCTTATTATTCTGATAAAAACCAGAATTATCATAATAGCTCATATCCAATTTTCCTTGCAGAAATTGCCTCAATTTTTAATGAGTTAATGCTCGATGACTACCTTTTGGAAAAACAAGGTGATGAAAATTTCAAATTTGAAATATTATCTCAACAAATTTCAAATTTTATTGCGACTGTCCAACGTCAGGTAATTTGAGCGGATTATGAAGCAGTTTTATATAATAAAATTGACAAGGGTGAACCAATTAGTTCTTATGAAGCTTTTGTGGGAATTTATAAGCAAATTCTACAAAAATATAATCCAAATGACCCACTTGATGATGAAAAACCGCTTGTTTATAGTGTAATTGTCCCACATTATTATTATGGATATTATGTTTATAAATATGCAATTGGCTATCTTGTTGCTAATGCTTTCTTTCAAAAATATAAAAAAGAAGGTAAAAAAGCCCTTGACAATTACATTGAAAACTTCCTTTCAAAAGGTGGCTCTGATTGACCAAGTAAAATTCTGGAAAAAGCCGGGATTGACCTTGGGGATTCTTTAATTTATACAGAAGCATTTTCACTTCTTGAAACCCAAATTGATGAATATATTCGGCTTGGTAAGAAAATTTTTAAAATTAATTTCTAA
- a CDS encoding SGNH/GDSL hydrolase family protein → MQKPDFSKAFKIFLSYSSCLTSSLALLSCYSSLTSNRDSRTPNQNENELTDKKNTNTSNRFKNNVILSEIKYLTLGDSISAGFNWDYSFDFRGNINKNLKIKGLSYAAFFADFIQKIKPNAIKSFDNLALSWTTIKDWLYLLDSENEKFQNFDKIRLNFNYELDKLTKSPYGKQIRDVFGNFSAKNYPKLKEKIKNANLLTVSLGANDLMESIDFKTIAKPNQKIATKAEAAAEFVAKINLAIVKLEKNLNIFIEKIRKINPNLEIVLVGYNILFSSSMKFFDKLLTNELGLPNNYTIIALKQLNEAVKKVAQKHGINFVDLYNERSWLDKTNKFAKNEFDIHPSTKGYKKMAQDLLFKLALEQGPNFKTDYFEKLDWNQEYFERDSNCYKRVLNLGPNSEIFKTLSIDNSVNKFITNKSEIEEISSAEIEKVKNSQLAILSRIWYEVSFGTFIDGFLRSNTQISEKLREMLINFWQQNAKNNPSFSKLLHQFLQSDFWLEIIGRFQNYINDVIINQNLEKATISGLTNFLFTDFSEKKLISVFKDAVNSDFASQNINKIKELIFICVFGQSAIQELLINSIIGISAEYKSDLQVIFSFESTRNLFTKIINDFVLESAKYENVNNFLDILKIFLDKPKNYENIVKFSRNFISESLKHRKTVNFLVQIINSNFNLNLSEDDKNALISLLLSVSDTIIRTKTWEKLNNEGAKSFLNIVKNTDFRHTSKKISTILGSQVQGTYALFFKNTTNLINLLHELLSFDLSNYQIEVLKRLLTKLYPLISKFKLSYFISTDSPNYNNFSVFFNSVKGFLIENSFQIFNKIISEAINDFVVNKLLYQKIGNLNRFGFEFLRNNLEKFEENIFDFLAKCVNNIDFFTNLSDLINKSLQSEGLSQKSVLTFSKIIKTIFDDFGEKYKNKQLNKNEQDENLIFILVKEAIKSFKNFTNDNFNKYNELKVNLEKAEDEKNNSKINFYKTKIDELENNLSIINFSNFFLKNLIETDIKYKILKNIAKINLKNKIGSQDLILFFKDLFSKSFLHKQIVSNLENNRIFGKEGVKNSLLELLVNFFNSNQVEKLLEKFVDYFFESKKFEKTTDFTGFVTNFIKEHAELIEKIFGLFLGDTATWNSLSNFLMSIFQASKINLSEKATTTILTLVRNIFTKWKNSTLNFENNQKKESPLVIQALIKIIFDSFSDKHTLTKSIFESIIDSLSVDIANNYYKKNENSWSTSDQISQNEIANLFAEIAQTEAISEKIKSNFINIHLEYREKIQQIFDAFLKSNALVELFDGYFKIIAKAEINEPLNNFSLVKSLFENQYFTKIIGKFIIKLENNVNLKQNFTLLLSKIFNVNFEENEFEPLFKLIKYIIQDNINNYYSNEEDPKNFLYKKLTNNSNLSSENTSQNNENLGTENSENTIKYGIYFKKNALLTKLVSLISKLANTNLSTANINFILENEIGNEEFIIEFLKQIGCVFDKITKTDQEKIWEILVKIFKSNFLKKGIEFFKFSNFNKYKLFEELSIQKKEQINSALRSAMENFLPNPVNKLLIFRIFNFINQNPDKFKEIRKFSGLLTEFLKDNQTSSNMQENQKLTEKIDNSAFLKSYLWYLINFLVKNEEFSQLIVSQILEYLHLDIKDEKNSYLKTKGISNPEEIIKNFLNHFINLGFENKIIEKILDQIINSVKSAHLEAKSNFFDNILTNLKLSEVLNLDLLVNLEEKITDEKTLNNKLPQLEPKIDEHNLIINLPQNQQIPIDSFVDFLDLIFLASPKWNKEKQAEVSPLLKELNNITYTGISFADLLKSNQRDLKLEAISKLFSKIYSENITKENYKNSARGRNLYRFLLMLLFYAYESRIKNSPLRTSAFYGSILSSSTASEMILNSLKNAGKNEKNSQKYSEFIDFLKGNPIKVKGWLINTWYTAKDVRLDDMLTLIYYNNEDNRFKNETGQEKLKDQILEQIRQGHFPDNFENPKIISK, encoded by the coding sequence ATGCAAAAACCTGATTTTTCTAAAGCTTTTAAAATCTTTTTATCATATTCTTCTTGCTTAACTTCAAGTCTAGCTCTTTTATCCTGTTATTCTTCCTTAACTTCAAATCGAGATAGCAGAACACCAAATCAAAATGAAAACGAGTTAACTGACAAAAAAAACACAAATACTTCCAATAGATTTAAAAATAACGTAATTTTGAGCGAAATTAAATATTTAACACTTGGCGATTCAATTTCTGCAGGGTTCAACTGGGACTATAGTTTTGATTTTCGGGGTAATATTAACAAAAATTTGAAAATTAAAGGACTTTCATATGCAGCATTTTTTGCCGATTTTATTCAAAAAATTAAACCAAATGCAATAAAATCCTTTGATAATCTTGCTCTTTCTTGAACAACAATTAAGGACTGGCTTTATCTTTTAGATTCTGAAAATGAAAAATTTCAAAATTTTGACAAGATACGTTTAAATTTTAATTACGAACTTGATAAATTAACAAAATCACCTTATGGAAAGCAAATTCGTGATGTTTTTGGTAATTTTTCTGCTAAAAATTACCCAAAATTAAAAGAAAAAATTAAAAACGCTAATCTTTTAACAGTCTCTCTTGGCGCAAATGATTTAATGGAATCAATTGATTTTAAAACAATTGCAAAACCCAACCAAAAAATTGCCACTAAAGCCGAAGCTGCTGCTGAATTTGTTGCAAAAATTAATTTAGCTATTGTTAAATTAGAAAAAAATTTAAATATATTTATTGAAAAAATCCGAAAAATTAACCCTAATTTAGAAATAGTTTTAGTTGGTTATAACATTTTGTTTTCATCTTCAATGAAATTTTTTGATAAATTATTGACAAACGAGCTCGGTCTTCCTAATAATTACACAATTATTGCACTTAAGCAGTTAAATGAAGCGGTTAAAAAAGTAGCTCAAAAACATGGGATTAATTTTGTTGACCTTTATAATGAAAGAAGTTGGTTAGACAAAACAAACAAATTCGCAAAAAATGAATTTGACATTCACCCTTCAACTAAAGGTTATAAAAAAATGGCACAGGATTTATTATTTAAACTTGCCTTAGAGCAGGGTCCTAATTTTAAAACTGATTATTTTGAAAAACTAGACTGAAATCAAGAATATTTCGAAAGGGATTCTAACTGTTATAAGCGAGTTTTAAATCTTGGGCCAAATTCAGAAATTTTTAAGACTCTAAGCATCGATAATTCAGTCAATAAGTTTATTACTAATAAATCTGAAATTGAAGAAATTAGTAGTGCTGAAATTGAAAAGGTTAAGAATTCACAACTTGCAATTCTTTCAAGAATTTGATATGAGGTGAGTTTTGGAACTTTTATTGATGGTTTTTTACGGTCAAATACTCAAATTAGTGAAAAATTACGGGAAATGTTGATTAATTTTTGGCAACAAAATGCAAAAAATAATCCTTCTTTCTCCAAACTTTTACATCAATTTTTACAGAGCGATTTTTGACTTGAGATCATCGGTCGATTTCAAAATTACATAAATGACGTAATAATTAATCAAAATTTAGAAAAAGCCACAATTTCAGGACTAACTAATTTCCTTTTTACCGACTTTAGTGAGAAAAAACTAATTAGCGTTTTTAAGGATGCAGTTAATTCTGATTTTGCCAGTCAAAATATTAATAAAATTAAGGAACTAATTTTTATTTGTGTTTTTGGACAAAGTGCAATTCAGGAATTATTAATTAACAGTATTATCGGAATTTCAGCTGAATATAAAAGTGATTTACAGGTAATTTTTAGTTTTGAATCAACCCGAAATTTATTTACAAAAATTATTAATGATTTTGTTTTAGAATCGGCAAAATATGAAAATGTTAATAATTTTTTAGATATTCTTAAAATTTTCCTAGATAAACCAAAAAATTACGAAAATATTGTAAAATTCTCACGAAATTTTATCTCTGAAAGTTTAAAACACCGCAAAACTGTAAACTTTTTAGTACAAATTATTAACTCAAACTTTAATTTGAACCTATCTGAAGATGATAAAAATGCATTAATTAGTCTTTTACTTTCAGTTTCTGATACAATTATTCGCACAAAAACTTGAGAAAAGCTAAACAATGAAGGTGCTAAAAGTTTTTTAAATATTGTTAAAAATACTGATTTTAGACATACTAGTAAGAAAATTTCCACAATTTTAGGTAGTCAGGTTCAAGGCACTTATGCACTTTTTTTTAAAAATACTACAAATTTAATAAATTTATTGCATGAACTTTTATCATTTGATTTGAGCAACTATCAAATTGAAGTACTAAAAAGATTACTAACAAAACTATATCCATTAATTTCAAAATTTAAATTAAGTTATTTTATTTCGACAGATTCACCAAATTATAATAATTTTTCTGTTTTTTTCAACTCTGTTAAGGGTTTTTTAATTGAAAATTCTTTTCAAATATTCAACAAAATTATTAGTGAAGCAATTAATGATTTTGTTGTTAATAAACTTTTATATCAAAAAATTGGAAATTTAAATCGTTTTGGATTTGAATTCCTAAGAAATAATTTAGAAAAATTTGAAGAAAATATTTTTGATTTTTTAGCAAAATGTGTAAATAATATTGATTTTTTTACGAATTTGTCGGACTTAATTAACAAATCGCTTCAATCTGAAGGGCTTTCACAAAAATCAGTGCTAACTTTCTCCAAAATCATCAAAACTATTTTTGATGATTTTGGAGAAAAATATAAAAATAAACAATTGAATAAAAATGAACAAGATGAAAATTTGATTTTTATTTTGGTAAAGGAAGCAATAAAAAGTTTTAAAAATTTTACCAACGATAATTTTAATAAATATAATGAGCTAAAAGTAAATTTAGAAAAAGCAGAAGATGAAAAAAATAATTCTAAAATCAATTTTTATAAGACAAAAATTGATGAACTTGAAAATAATTTGTCAATAATAAATTTCTCAAATTTTTTCCTAAAAAACTTAATTGAAACTGATATAAAATATAAAATTTTAAAAAATATCGCAAAAATTAATTTAAAAAATAAAATTGGTAGTCAGGATTTAATTTTATTTTTTAAAGATCTCTTTAGTAAATCATTTTTACACAAACAAATTGTTTCTAACCTGGAGAATAATAGAATTTTCGGAAAAGAAGGGGTTAAAAATTCTCTTTTAGAACTTTTAGTTAACTTTTTCAACTCAAATCAGGTAGAAAAACTACTTGAAAAATTTGTTGATTACTTTTTTGAATCTAAAAAATTCGAAAAAACAACAGATTTTACAGGTTTTGTTACTAATTTTATAAAGGAACATGCTGAATTAATTGAAAAAATTTTCGGCCTTTTTCTTGGAGATACTGCAACCTGAAACTCACTCTCAAATTTTTTAATGTCGATTTTTCAAGCTTCTAAGATTAATTTATCTGAAAAAGCAACTACCACAATTTTGACTTTAGTACGTAATATTTTTACAAAATGAAAAAATTCAACCTTAAATTTTGAAAATAACCAAAAAAAAGAATCGCCCTTAGTTATTCAAGCATTAATTAAAATTATTTTTGATAGTTTTTCTGATAAACATACTCTTACCAAATCAATTTTTGAAAGCATAATTGATAGTTTAAGTGTTGATATTGCAAATAATTATTATAAAAAGAATGAAAATAGTTGATCAACATCAGATCAAATTAGCCAAAATGAAATTGCAAACTTATTTGCTGAAATTGCACAAACCGAAGCAATTTCCGAAAAAATAAAGTCAAATTTTATAAATATTCATTTAGAATATAGGGAAAAAATACAGCAAATTTTTGATGCATTTTTAAAATCTAATGCACTTGTTGAGTTATTTGACGGATATTTTAAAATAATTGCAAAAGCCGAAATTAATGAGCCGCTAAATAATTTTTCATTGGTTAAATCATTATTTGAAAACCAATATTTTACCAAAATTATTGGTAAATTTATTATAAAATTGGAAAATAACGTTAATTTAAAACAAAATTTTACCTTATTATTAAGCAAAATTTTTAACGTTAATTTTGAAGAGAACGAATTTGAACCACTTTTTAAACTAATAAAATACATAATCCAAGATAATATTAACAATTACTATAGCAATGAAGAAGATCCTAAAAATTTTCTCTATAAAAAATTGACTAATAATTCAAATTTATCCAGTGAAAATACTAGCCAAAATAATGAAAATTTAGGCACAGAAAATAGCGAAAATACTATAAAATACGGTATTTATTTTAAAAAAAATGCCCTACTAACCAAACTAGTATCTCTTATCTCTAAACTTGCAAACACAAATCTATCTACTGCTAATATCAATTTTATTTTAGAAAATGAAATCGGAAATGAAGAATTTATTATCGAATTTCTAAAACAAATTGGTTGTGTATTTGATAAAATCACCAAAACAGATCAAGAAAAAATTTGGGAAATTCTAGTAAAAATTTTTAAATCTAATTTCCTTAAGAAAGGAATTGAATTTTTCAAATTTTCTAATTTTAATAAATACAAATTGTTTGAAGAATTAAGCATACAGAAAAAAGAACAAATTAATTCAGCCCTTAGAAGTGCTATGGAGAACTTTCTTCCTAATCCAGTAAACAAACTTTTAATTTTTAGAATTTTTAATTTTATTAACCAAAATCCCGATAAATTCAAAGAAATTAGAAAATTTTCAGGGTTATTAACTGAATTTCTAAAAGATAATCAAACAAGTTCTAATATGCAAGAGAATCAAAAGCTTACTGAAAAAATTGACAATTCAGCATTTTTAAAGTCATATTTATGATATTTAATAAATTTTTTAGTCAAAAACGAGGAATTTAGTCAGCTTATTGTTAGTCAAATTCTTGAATATTTACATTTAGATATTAAAGATGAAAAAAATTCTTACCTAAAAACAAAAGGAATTTCTAATCCAGAAGAAATAATAAAAAATTTTTTAAACCATTTTATAAATCTGGGATTTGAAAATAAAATAATTGAAAAAATTCTTGACCAAATAATTAATAGTGTTAAATCTGCCCATTTAGAAGCAAAAAGTAATTTTTTCGATAATATTTTAACAAATTTAAAATTATCAGAAGTACTAAATTTAGATTTACTTGTTAATTTAGAAGAAAAAATTACTGATGAAAAAACACTAAACAATAAGTTGCCTCAACTAGAACCAAAAATTGATGAGCATAATTTAATAATAAATTTGCCGCAAAATCAGCAAATTCCTATTGATTCATTTGTTGATTTTTTAGACCTTATTTTTCTAGCATCACCAAAATGAAATAAGGAAAAGCAAGCTGAAGTCTCCCCACTTCTAAAAGAACTAAACAATATAACATATACTGGAATTTCATTTGCCGATTTGTTAAAATCTAACCAAAGGGATCTAAAACTTGAAGCGATTTCAAAGTTATTTTCAAAAATTTATAGTGAAAACATCACTAAGGAAAACTATAAAAATAGTGCTAGAGGTCGAAATTTATATAGATTTTTATTAATGTTACTTTTTTATGCTTATGAATCACGCATAAAAAATAGTCCATTGAGGACAAGTGCCTTTTATGGGTCTATTCTTAGTTCATCCACTGCTTCGGAAATGATCCTAAATTCGCTAAAAAATGCAGGAAAAAATGAAAAAAATAGTCAAAAATATAGTGAATTTATCGATTTTTTAAAAGGAAATCCAATTAAAGTTAAGGGTTGATTAATAAATACATGGTATACCGCAAAAGATGTACGGCTTGATGATATGTTAACTTTAATTTATTATAATAATGAGGATAATCGGTTTAAAAACGAAACTGGGCAGGAAAAACTTAAAGACCAAATTCTTGAACAAATCAGACAAGGTCATTTCCCTGACAATTTTGAAAATCCAAAAATAATTTCTAAATAA
- the tuf gene encoding elongation factor Tu, with translation MAVVKTTGKKDFDRSKEHINIGTIGHVDHGKTTLTAAISTVLAKRGLAEAKDYASIDAAPEEKARGITINTAHIEYSTDKRHYAHVDCPGHADYIKNMITGAAQMDGAILVVAATDGPMPQTREHILLSKQVGVPKMVVFLNKIDLLEGEEEMVDLVEVEIRELLSSYDFDGDNTPIIRGSARGALEGKPEWEAKVLELMDAVDSYIDSPVREMDKPFLMAVEDVFTITGRGTVATGKVERGQVKLNEEVEIVGYREEPKKTVITGIEMFNKNLQTAMAGDNAGVLLRGVDRKDIERGQVIAKPKTIIPHTKFKAAIYALKKEEGGRHTPFFKNYKPQFYFRTTDVTGGIEFEPGREMVIPGDNVDLTVELIAPIAVEQGTKFSIREGGRTVGAGTVTEIIK, from the coding sequence ATGGCAGTTGTTAAAACGACAGGAAAAAAAGACTTTGATCGTTCCAAAGAACATATTAATATTGGAACAATTGGTCATGTTGACCATGGAAAAACAACACTAACAGCAGCAATTTCAACTGTTTTGGCAAAAAGAGGACTCGCGGAGGCAAAGGATTATGCCTCAATTGATGCAGCTCCTGAAGAAAAAGCACGAGGAATTACAATTAATACCGCCCATATTGAATATAGCACTGACAAACGGCACTATGCCCATGTTGATTGCCCAGGTCATGCCGATTATATAAAAAATATGATCACCGGAGCGGCCCAAATGGATGGAGCAATTTTAGTGGTTGCAGCAACCGATGGCCCAATGCCTCAAACTCGTGAACACATTTTATTATCAAAACAAGTTGGTGTCCCAAAAATGGTTGTTTTCCTTAATAAAATTGACTTACTTGAAGGCGAAGAAGAAATGGTTGATTTAGTTGAGGTCGAAATTCGCGAACTTCTTTCTTCTTATGATTTTGATGGCGATAATACTCCAATTATTCGGGGATCTGCTCGTGGGGCCCTTGAAGGAAAACCTGAATGGGAGGCAAAAGTACTTGAATTGATGGACGCAGTTGATTCTTATATTGACTCACCTGTTCGGGAAATGGATAAACCCTTTTTGATGGCCGTTGAGGATGTTTTTACAATTACAGGACGTGGAACCGTAGCAACGGGAAAAGTTGAAAGAGGTCAAGTTAAACTAAACGAAGAAGTGGAAATTGTGGGTTATCGCGAAGAACCTAAAAAGACCGTAATCACCGGAATTGAAATGTTTAATAAAAATCTTCAAACTGCGATGGCTGGGGATAATGCCGGTGTTCTCCTACGTGGAGTAGATCGAAAAGATATCGAACGTGGTCAGGTGATTGCAAAACCAAAAACAATTATACCGCATACAAAATTTAAAGCTGCAATTTATGCCCTTAAAAAAGAAGAAGGTGGAAGGCATACACCATTTTTCAAAAATTATAAACCACAATTTTATTTTCGAACTACCGATGTAACAGGCGGAATCGAGTTTGAACCAGGTCGCGAGATGGTAATTCCGGGGGATAATGTTGATCTTACCGTTGAATTAATTGCCCCAATTGCCGTTGAGCAGGGAACCAAATTCTCGATCCGAGAAGGTGGTAGAACCGTGGGTGCCGGAACAGTTACCGAAATTATTAAATAA